A genomic window from Euleptes europaea isolate rEulEur1 chromosome 9, rEulEur1.hap1, whole genome shotgun sequence includes:
- the PGRMC2 gene encoding membrane-associated progesterone receptor component 2 — MADDGDGKLRTEQGGGGGPEETEAAAAGSWLWGGGLLLNVTLLALVALAAYQLYRRWGKRSGAGGAAQQSQASPLPRMKRGDFTLEQLREYDGARTPRILLAVNGKVFDVTKGGKFYGPEGPYGIFAGRDASRGLATFRLDKDALRDEYDDLSDLNAVQMESVREWEMQFKEKYDYVGRLLKPGEEPSEYTDEEDTKDHTKLD; from the exons ATGGCGGACGATGGGGATGGGAAGCTAAGGACTGAgcaaggaggcggcggcggcccggagGAGACGGAGGCTGCCGCGGCCGGCAGCTGGCTGTGGGGAGGCGGCCTGCTGTTGAACGTGACGCTGCTGGCGCTCGTGGCGTTGGCGGCCTACCAGCTCTACCGGCGCTGGGGCAAGCGGAGCGGGGCTGGGGGCGCGGCGCAGCAGAGCCAGGCCTCTCCCTTGCCCCGCATGAAGCGGGGGGACTTCACTCTGGAGCAGCTGCGCGAGTACGACGGCGCACGCACGCCGCGCATCCTCCTGGCCGTCAACGGCAAAGTCTTCGACGTGACCAAAGGCGGCAAGTTCTACGGGCCCG AGGGTCCTTATGGAATATTTGCTGGCAGAGATGCCTCAAGGGGTCTAGCAACTTTCCGTCTAGATAAAGATGCACTCAGAGACGAATATGACGACCTATCTGATCTAAATGCTGTACAGATGGAGAGTGTGAGAGAGTGGGAAATGCAGTTTAAAG AAAAGTATGACTATGTTGGTAGACTCCTAAAACCAGGAGAGGAACCATCAGAATATACAGATGAAGAAGATACCAAGGATCACACTAAACTGGATTAA